In a genomic window of Halobiforma lacisalsi AJ5:
- a CDS encoding class I SAM-dependent methyltransferase, translating into MVEKDVVRRGYDEIADVYASERVVSDHGVEMLERFLAELGDSARILDAGCGQGTPVLRRADEAGLNGLGVDFSREQLGLAGENAPGADRVQGDMTRLPIADGTCDGVAAFHSLIHVPLEDHQTVIDEFARVLRPGGRLLVSEGAEEWSGTNPDWLETDVEMQWHIAGAERTRKQLRNAGFTITDERGIDMQFADHEEHWGFFSARL; encoded by the coding sequence ATGGTCGAGAAAGACGTCGTCCGTCGAGGGTACGACGAGATCGCCGACGTCTACGCGTCGGAGCGTGTCGTCTCGGACCACGGGGTGGAGATGCTCGAGAGGTTCCTGGCGGAGCTGGGTGACTCGGCGCGGATCCTGGACGCCGGATGTGGCCAGGGAACGCCGGTTCTCCGACGGGCCGACGAAGCCGGTCTGAACGGACTCGGCGTCGACTTCTCCCGCGAACAGCTCGGCCTCGCCGGGGAGAACGCACCGGGGGCAGACCGCGTACAGGGGGACATGACGCGGTTACCGATAGCCGACGGGACCTGCGACGGCGTCGCGGCGTTTCACTCGCTAATCCACGTCCCGCTCGAGGACCACCAGACCGTTATCGACGAGTTCGCGCGCGTGCTGCGCCCGGGCGGCCGACTGCTCGTCTCCGAGGGGGCAGAGGAGTGGAGCGGGACGAACCCGGACTGGCTCGAGACAGACGTCGAGATGCAGTGGCACATCGCGGGCGCGGAACGGACCCGGAAGCAGTTGCGAAACGCGGGCTTTACGATCACCGACGAGCGCGGCATCGACATGCAGTTCGCGGACCACGAGGAGCACTGGGGGTTCTTTTCGGCGCGGTTGTAA
- the mobB gene encoding molybdopterin-guanine dinucleotide biosynthesis protein B — protein sequence MGASSNPTPSGIRVVCLAGPSDSGKTTLVEQLVPRLADRGDRVATIKSIHHDIEIDTPGADTHRHRTAGAETVVGITPELTFDITARGKREPPELPAGSSPGPLEAGDSDDRADRDRRERLALASTLARLERRGYDVVLVEGFSAAPLPTVLVGNREPDAVTGEIIGHGDDDPAALVETIGSLEPISFRTEGEGSDHDSDDAGPSANTDRRE from the coding sequence ATGGGAGCCTCGTCGAATCCGACACCGAGCGGGATCCGCGTCGTCTGTCTCGCCGGACCGAGCGACTCGGGGAAGACCACCCTCGTCGAGCAGCTGGTCCCGCGACTTGCCGATCGCGGTGACCGCGTCGCGACGATCAAATCGATCCACCACGATATCGAGATCGACACCCCGGGCGCGGACACCCACCGGCATCGAACCGCCGGCGCCGAGACCGTCGTCGGCATTACGCCCGAACTCACCTTCGATATCACCGCTCGAGGAAAGCGGGAGCCGCCGGAGCTACCCGCGGGGTCGAGCCCCGGCCCGCTCGAGGCGGGCGACAGCGACGATAGAGCCGACCGCGACCGTCGCGAGCGTCTGGCCCTCGCCAGCACCCTCGCCCGCCTCGAGCGGCGTGGGTACGACGTCGTCCTGGTCGAGGGGTTTTCGGCCGCGCCGCTCCCGACGGTCCTCGTCGGCAACCGGGAGCCAGACGCCGTGACCGGCGAGATCATCGGTCACGGGGACGACGACCCGGCGGCGCTCGTCGAGACGATCGGATCGCTCGAGCCGATTTCGTTTCGCACCGAGGGAGAGGGGTCCGACCACGATAGCGACGACGCAGGCCCGTCGGCGAACACCGACCGCCGGGAGTAA
- a CDS encoding helix-turn-helix domain-containing protein: MTSIADIELPAEGTGLAELFEAVPSLTCEMERVIASSGHGLWLSGPSREEVEGALSEVSAISGYSLINGEDDRWLYDIEFDPDTVDPFEAVLEENGTVLSASASNGTWLLSIRVVEREHVSSLYDRFVDHDVSPTIVRLYDLEEETHSQCGLTARQYETLVAAIDHGYFEIPREVSMQELSDELDISHQALSERLRRAYRALVTSELNVTEEEANPPPMASMNSD; this comes from the coding sequence ATGACATCCATCGCAGACATCGAGCTTCCGGCCGAGGGGACCGGACTGGCGGAGCTGTTCGAGGCGGTACCGTCGCTAACCTGTGAAATGGAGCGCGTGATCGCCTCGAGCGGCCACGGACTCTGGCTCTCCGGCCCCTCCCGCGAGGAGGTCGAGGGCGCACTCTCCGAGGTGTCGGCGATCAGCGGTTACTCGCTCATCAACGGCGAGGACGACCGCTGGCTGTACGACATCGAGTTCGATCCGGATACCGTCGACCCGTTCGAGGCCGTCCTCGAGGAGAACGGGACGGTCCTCAGTGCGTCCGCGTCCAACGGGACCTGGCTGCTGAGCATCCGCGTCGTCGAGCGCGAACACGTGAGTTCACTGTACGACCGCTTCGTCGATCACGACGTTTCTCCGACGATCGTCCGTCTGTACGACCTGGAGGAAGAGACCCACTCCCAGTGTGGACTCACCGCCCGCCAGTACGAGACGCTCGTCGCGGCGATCGACCACGGCTACTTCGAGATCCCGCGCGAGGTCTCGATGCAGGAACTCTCGGACGAGCTCGACATCTCGCATCAGGCGCTGTCCGAGCGACTCCGCCGTGCCTACCGGGCGCTCGTCACCTCGGAACTCAACGTCACCGAAGAGGAGGCAAATCCGCCGCCGATGGCCTCGATGAACTCGGACTGA
- a CDS encoding enoyl-CoA hydratase/isomerase family protein yields MHVDTDDGVLEITFDRPGVLNAITRETAVTLAETIEDASPEEYHAIVLSGEGDAFSAGGDVEAMAEEPVAPRAEYEEVEETFGRVVEAMLECPVPIVAKVNGDAVGAGLAIVALSDIAYAAEDATFSCAFVKVGLIPDTGGTFMLPEIVGLRTAKKLAFTGEFFDAERAADLDLVNEAVPADELEKRVTETVDRLGRRPTDVIGMMKQAMHENLGRRWDEALDYENMLQVQARATESHEEGVAAFLEGREPAFNEYDD; encoded by the coding sequence ATGCACGTCGACACGGACGACGGCGTACTCGAGATCACGTTCGATCGACCGGGGGTCCTCAACGCGATCACGCGCGAGACCGCCGTTACCCTCGCGGAGACGATCGAAGATGCCTCGCCCGAGGAGTATCACGCGATCGTCCTCTCGGGAGAGGGCGACGCATTCAGCGCTGGCGGCGACGTCGAAGCGATGGCCGAAGAACCCGTCGCGCCCCGGGCGGAATACGAGGAGGTCGAGGAAACCTTCGGTCGCGTCGTCGAGGCGATGCTCGAGTGTCCCGTGCCGATCGTCGCGAAGGTAAACGGCGACGCCGTTGGAGCGGGACTGGCGATCGTCGCGCTGTCGGACATCGCCTACGCCGCCGAGGACGCGACCTTCTCCTGTGCCTTCGTCAAGGTCGGGTTGATTCCCGACACCGGCGGGACCTTCATGCTCCCCGAGATCGTCGGCCTGCGGACGGCAAAGAAACTCGCGTTCACCGGGGAGTTCTTCGACGCCGAGCGTGCGGCAGACCTCGACCTCGTCAACGAGGCAGTCCCGGCCGACGAACTCGAGAAGCGGGTAACCGAGACTGTCGATCGACTCGGCCGCCGCCCCACTGACGTGATCGGCATGATGAAACAGGCGATGCACGAGAACCTGGGGCGACGCTGGGACGAGGCGCTCGACTACGAGAACATGCTGCAGGTCCAGGCGCGGGCGACGGAGTCCCACGAGGAGGGTGTGGCCGCGTTCCTCGAGGGGAGGGAGCCGGCGTTCAACGAGTACGACGACTGA
- a CDS encoding RAD55 family ATPase, which translates to MVDRLETGIDVLDRKLDGGLPPGYIVAYTADPASQSELLLYELTAARGTLYLTTERSDGVVRHTLECSPSAVGSPTVRHVSSDAPLEEATRLVDALPDGANLVVDTMNVLERSDREEYVTFLNELKEKMTETGSIAMLHCLQERDTPDNRSHTYHAADAVFDLQTDLSGTEIENHLTIPKFRHGGQPVESIKLELTEEVAIDTSRDIA; encoded by the coding sequence ATGGTGGATCGGCTGGAAACCGGGATCGACGTGTTGGATCGGAAACTCGACGGCGGGTTGCCCCCGGGGTATATCGTCGCGTACACTGCCGACCCGGCGAGCCAGTCGGAACTGCTCCTGTACGAACTGACGGCCGCCCGCGGGACCCTCTACCTGACCACCGAGCGTTCCGACGGCGTCGTCCGCCACACGCTCGAGTGCTCGCCGTCTGCCGTCGGAAGCCCGACGGTCAGACACGTCTCGAGCGACGCCCCGCTCGAGGAGGCGACGCGCCTCGTCGACGCGCTCCCGGACGGGGCGAATCTCGTCGTCGACACGATGAACGTCCTCGAGCGAAGCGACCGCGAGGAGTACGTCACCTTCCTCAACGAACTCAAAGAGAAGATGACCGAGACGGGCAGCATCGCGATGTTACACTGCCTGCAGGAACGGGACACCCCCGACAACCGGTCGCACACGTACCACGCCGCCGACGCCGTGTTCGATTTGCAGACCGACCTCTCGGGAACCGAGATCGAGAACCACCTCACAATCCCGAAGTTCCGCCACGGCGGGCAACCCGTCGAGTCGATCAAACTCGAGTTGACCGAGGAAGTGGCCATCGACACGAGTCGGGACATCGCCTAA
- a CDS encoding twin-arginine translocation signal domain-containing protein — MTKDSSTVSRRSVLKASAATVVGGGAFATTAAAQQQGNLIAIKQENICSDGTFQVCRVDDEEPAVFIDVSVSPSVGVSKSRPNLPTPPNLPGPSCLTVSLTGIESDQKYTVEVNAERVGNNSTEETLEFDIQCEAPPNGGGQKPPEDPVARDQLDINVEVGDQDLESGDATTSTDINQSNTNVQQGTTISSADSGDSGADSSGGLFSFDF, encoded by the coding sequence ATGACAAAGGATTCATCCACGGTATCACGGCGTAGCGTATTGAAAGCAAGCGCGGCGACAGTCGTTGGAGGGGGTGCGTTTGCGACGACCGCTGCCGCCCAACAGCAAGGAAATTTAATAGCCATAAAACAGGAGAATATTTGTTCTGATGGCACATTTCAGGTCTGCCGTGTGGATGATGAAGAACCAGCAGTTTTTATAGACGTCTCAGTCTCTCCATCTGTTGGAGTTTCTAAGTCTAGACCTAATCTTCCGACTCCTCCCAATCTTCCCGGTCCAAGTTGTCTCACTGTTTCTCTTACCGGGATTGAGAGTGATCAGAAGTATACCGTTGAGGTCAACGCAGAGCGGGTAGGAAATAATAGCACAGAGGAAACCCTCGAATTTGACATCCAGTGTGAAGCACCGCCCAATGGTGGCGGACAAAAACCGCCAGAAGACCCGGTAGCTAGGGATCAACTCGACATCAACGTCGAGGTCGGCGACCAGGACCTCGAGTCCGGTGACGCCACCACGTCGACAGATATCAACCAGTCGAACACGAACGTCCAGCAGGGGACGACGATAAGCAGTGCGGACAGCGGCGACAGTGGAGCCGATAGCTCGGGAGGCCTGTTCTCGTTTGACTTCTAA
- the secY gene encoding preprotein translocase subunit SecY: MGWKEAAEPVLTRMPAVKRPEGHVPFKRKLAWTAGILVLYFFLTNIDILGAAGGQDLFGEFRAILAGEQGSLLQVGIGPIVTASIVMQLLGGANLLGLDTDDPRDQVLYQGLQKLLVVVMTALTALPMVFAGGFLPAQDQLVLGGLEFVGSQVQVLMFLQIFAGGILLLYMDEVVSKWGVGSGIGLFIVAGVSQRLVSGLISPTAEGFFYSWYQILFTDEVAVGSVLTGDGLFVLLSQDGGQLLALFTTVLIFGIVVYAESVRVEIPLSHARVKGARGRFPVKLIYASVLPMILVRALQANVQFIGQILFTLGPDRQAGPIILFGQELSWLGVYDQSQPVSGLFYYVSPIYSPDDWMWWTGEITAEVWMVLIRVAVDLTFMIVGGAVFAIFWVETTDMGPEATAKQIQNSGMQIPGFRQNVGVIEKVMERYIPQVTVIGGALVGLLAVMANMLGTIGSVTGTGLLLAVSITYKLYEEIAEEQMMEMHPMMRQMFGKE; the protein is encoded by the coding sequence ATGGGATGGAAGGAAGCCGCTGAACCGGTCCTGACGCGGATGCCCGCAGTGAAGCGTCCCGAAGGGCACGTTCCCTTCAAGCGCAAGCTGGCGTGGACGGCGGGGATCCTCGTGTTGTACTTCTTCCTGACGAACATCGACATCCTCGGCGCGGCCGGGGGTCAAGACCTCTTCGGCGAGTTCCGTGCGATCCTTGCAGGTGAGCAGGGCTCGCTGTTGCAGGTCGGTATCGGACCGATCGTCACGGCAAGCATCGTCATGCAGTTGCTCGGGGGCGCAAACCTGCTCGGGCTCGACACCGACGACCCCCGGGACCAGGTCCTCTACCAGGGCCTCCAGAAGCTGCTGGTCGTCGTCATGACGGCGCTGACCGCCCTTCCGATGGTGTTCGCCGGCGGCTTCCTGCCAGCCCAGGATCAGTTAGTCCTCGGTGGGCTCGAGTTCGTCGGCTCGCAGGTCCAGGTGCTGATGTTCCTCCAGATCTTCGCTGGCGGTATCCTCCTCCTGTACATGGACGAGGTCGTCAGCAAGTGGGGGGTCGGCAGCGGTATCGGCCTGTTCATCGTCGCCGGCGTGAGCCAGCGGCTCGTCTCAGGCCTGATCTCTCCGACGGCGGAGGGGTTCTTCTACAGCTGGTACCAGATCCTCTTCACCGACGAAGTCGCCGTCGGGTCGGTGCTCACCGGTGATGGACTGTTCGTGCTGCTCTCGCAGGACGGCGGACAGCTCCTCGCGCTGTTCACGACGGTCCTGATCTTCGGGATCGTCGTCTACGCGGAGTCGGTCCGCGTCGAGATCCCGCTCAGCCACGCCAGGGTCAAGGGTGCCCGCGGTCGCTTCCCCGTGAAGCTCATCTACGCGAGCGTCCTGCCGATGATCCTCGTTCGCGCGCTGCAGGCGAACGTCCAGTTCATCGGACAGATCCTGTTCACCCTCGGTCCGGACCGCCAGGCGGGCCCGATCATCCTGTTCGGCCAGGAACTGTCGTGGCTCGGGGTCTACGACCAGAGCCAGCCCGTCAGTGGGCTGTTCTACTACGTCTCCCCGATCTACAGCCCCGACGACTGGATGTGGTGGACCGGCGAGATCACGGCCGAGGTCTGGATGGTGCTGATCCGCGTCGCCGTCGACCTGACGTTCATGATCGTCGGTGGCGCGGTCTTCGCCATCTTCTGGGTCGAGACGACGGACATGGGTCCGGAAGCGACAGCAAAGCAGATCCAGAACTCCGGGATGCAGATCCCCGGCTTCCGACAGAACGTCGGCGTCATCGAGAAGGTCATGGAGCGGTACATCCCGCAGGTGACCGTTATCGGCGGCGCACTGGTCGGCCTGCTGGCCGTCATGGCGAACATGCTCGGCACCATCGGCTCGGTCACCGGGACCGGGCTCCTGCTGGCAGTCTCCATCACCTACAAGCTCTACGAGGAGATCGCGGAAGAGCAGATGATGGAGATGCATCCGATGATGCGCCAGATGTTCGGCAAGGAGTAA
- a CDS encoding uL15m family ribosomal protein, producing the protein MTSKKRRQRGSRTHSGGSHKNRRGAGHRGGRGRAGRSKHEFHNYEPKGKHGFKRPQGIREDVAEIDVQKLDEDAILYAAEGQAEELDDGGYRLDARDIVEDGHEVDVVKVLGSGQVRNQLEVTADAFSAAAQEKLEEAGGDAVLSERGKQRAEEQAADAEDDEDEQNED; encoded by the coding sequence ATGACGAGCAAAAAACGACGCCAGCGCGGATCGCGCACGCACAGTGGTGGCTCCCACAAGAACCGACGCGGAGCGGGCCACCGCGGTGGCCGCGGTCGCGCCGGCCGTAGCAAACACGAGTTCCACAACTACGAACCGAAGGGCAAACACGGCTTCAAGCGCCCCCAGGGCATCCGCGAAGACGTCGCGGAGATCGACGTCCAGAAGCTCGACGAGGACGCGATCCTCTACGCTGCCGAGGGGCAGGCCGAAGAGCTCGACGACGGTGGCTACCGTCTCGACGCTCGTGACATCGTCGAGGACGGCCACGAGGTCGACGTCGTGAAGGTCCTCGGTTCCGGACAGGTCCGCAACCAGCTCGAGGTCACGGCAGACGCGTTCTCCGCGGCCGCACAGGAGAAACTCGAGGAGGCCGGCGGTGACGCCGTCCTCTCCGAGCGCGGAAAGCAACGCGCCGAGGAGCAAGCGGCCGACGCCGAAGACGACGAAGACGAACAGAACGAGGACTAA
- a CDS encoding 50S ribosomal protein L30, with protein MKAVVQVRGEVNRQQKVQDTLEMLNIHGVNHCALVPETDTYEGMVTKVNDYVAHGEPSADVLATLLERRSEPLEGRQADVDEEWLAENTEYDDFDALAEALLAEETTLRDEGLSPTLRLHPPRGGHDGIKKPTVEGGQLGKHTTEEINDLLESMR; from the coding sequence ATGAAGGCAGTCGTGCAGGTTCGTGGCGAAGTGAACCGTCAGCAGAAGGTCCAGGACACCCTGGAGATGCTGAACATTCACGGCGTCAACCACTGCGCGCTCGTCCCCGAGACGGACACGTACGAGGGGATGGTGACGAAGGTCAACGACTACGTCGCCCACGGCGAACCGAGCGCCGACGTGCTCGCGACGCTGCTCGAGCGCCGCTCCGAGCCTCTCGAGGGTCGGCAGGCCGACGTCGACGAGGAGTGGCTCGCCGAGAACACGGAGTACGACGACTTCGATGCGCTCGCCGAGGCACTGCTCGCCGAGGAGACGACGCTTCGTGACGAGGGGCTGTCGCCGACGCTGCGACTGCACCCGCCGCGTGGCGGCCACGACGGGATCAAGAAGCCGACCGTCGAGGGCGGCCAACTCGGAAAGCATACAACCGAGGAAATCAACGACCTCTTAGAATCGATGCGATAA
- a CDS encoding 30S ribosomal protein S5 translates to MSANDYNDDGWQPVTRLGRKVQEGDIDTMEAALNSGLPLKEPELVDQLLPGLEDEVLDINMVQRMTDSGRRVKFRCVVVVGNRDGYVGYAEGRDDQVGSAIQKAIGIAKLNMIKVPRGSGSWEDRSDRPHSLTRRTKGKAGSVEVEVIPAPEGLGLAASDTVRHVLELAGIENAWTKSHGNTRTTVNLAKATFNALENASQSRHPGGLREGSERAESDMEAEVSEQ, encoded by the coding sequence ATGAGCGCAAACGACTACAACGACGACGGTTGGCAGCCCGTCACCCGTCTCGGCCGGAAGGTCCAGGAGGGCGACATCGACACGATGGAGGCCGCCCTCAACTCGGGCCTGCCGCTGAAAGAGCCCGAACTCGTCGACCAGCTCCTCCCGGGGCTGGAAGACGAGGTGCTGGACATCAACATGGTCCAGCGCATGACCGACTCCGGGCGCCGCGTCAAGTTCCGCTGCGTCGTCGTCGTGGGTAACCGCGACGGCTACGTCGGCTACGCGGAGGGCCGGGACGATCAGGTCGGCTCTGCCATCCAGAAGGCGATCGGTATCGCGAAGCTGAACATGATCAAGGTTCCGCGCGGCTCCGGTTCCTGGGAGGACCGCTCGGACCGGCCCCACTCGCTGACCCGACGCACGAAGGGGAAAGCCGGCTCCGTCGAGGTCGAGGTCATCCCCGCCCCCGAAGGGCTGGGGCTTGCCGCCAGCGACACCGTCCGACACGTCCTCGAGCTGGCCGGCATCGAGAACGCCTGGACCAAGAGCCACGGCAACACCCGCACCACGGTGAACCTCGCGAAAGCGACGTTCAACGCCCTGGAGAACGCGTCCCAGTCGCGTCACCCGGGCGGTCTCCGTGAGGGGAGCGAGCGAGCCGAATCCGACATGGAAGCCGAGGTGAGCGAACAATGA
- a CDS encoding 50S ribosomal protein L18: MATGPRYNVPMRRRREVRTDYHQRLRLLKSGKPRLVARKSNKHTTAQLIVPGPQGDETLASAHSSDLEEYGWDAPTSNISAAYLTGLLAGTRAVEAGLEEAVLDIGLNTATPGNKVFAVQEGAIDAGLEIPHNDEVLADWSRTRGEHIAEYAEQLDEPLYSGEFDATELPEHFDEVREAILE, encoded by the coding sequence ATGGCGACAGGACCACGATACAACGTTCCGATGCGGCGTCGCCGTGAGGTCCGGACGGACTACCATCAGAGGTTGCGCCTGCTGAAGTCGGGTAAGCCCCGCCTCGTCGCTCGAAAGAGCAACAAGCACACCACGGCGCAGCTGATCGTCCCCGGACCACAGGGCGACGAGACGCTCGCGAGCGCACACTCGAGCGATCTCGAGGAGTACGGCTGGGACGCACCCACGAGTAACATTTCTGCGGCGTACCTGACCGGTCTGCTGGCCGGTACGCGCGCCGTCGAAGCGGGCCTCGAGGAAGCAGTCCTCGACATCGGCCTCAACACGGCGACGCCCGGCAACAAGGTGTTCGCCGTCCAGGAAGGTGCGATCGACGCTGGCCTCGAGATCCCGCACAACGACGAGGTGCTCGCGGACTGGTCGCGTACCCGCGGCGAACATATCGCCGAGTACGCCGAACAGCTCGACGAGCCGCTGTACAGCGGCGAGTTCGACGCAACCGAACTCCCTGAACACTTCGACGAGGTACGAGAGGCGATCCTAGAATGA
- a CDS encoding 50S ribosomal protein L19e produces MTDLSAQKRLAADVLDVGENRVWFDPDAQADIAEAITRDEIRELVEDGRIQAEDATGNSRGRARERNEKRAYGHQKGPGKRKGKKGARQNEKEEWQNKIRAQRRKLRELRDKGEITPTQYRELYKKAGGGEFRSVRYLLNYIDENYGDQ; encoded by the coding sequence ATGACTGATCTCTCCGCACAGAAGCGACTCGCAGCCGACGTCTTGGACGTCGGCGAGAACCGCGTCTGGTTCGACCCCGACGCCCAGGCCGACATCGCCGAAGCGATCACCCGCGACGAGATCCGCGAACTCGTCGAGGACGGTCGCATCCAGGCCGAAGACGCCACGGGCAACTCCCGCGGTCGCGCCCGAGAGCGCAACGAGAAGCGTGCCTACGGCCACCAGAAGGGCCCGGGCAAGCGCAAGGGCAAGAAGGGCGCACGCCAGAACGAGAAAGAGGAGTGGCAGAACAAGATCCGCGCACAGCGCCGGAAACTGCGTGAACTCCGCGACAAGGGCGAGATCACGCCCACGCAGTACCGCGAGCTCTACAAGAAGGCTGGCGGTGGGGAGTTCCGTAGCGTCCGGTACCTGTTGAACTACATCGACGAAAACTACGGTGACCAATAA
- a CDS encoding 50S ribosomal protein L32e, whose product MADEQSEPDAEAEDEPQELEDISGVGESKAEALREAGYESIEDVKEADQDDLAEADGIGNALAARIKADVGDLEVSEETEAEIEDEAPEEEEAEAAEDVETELQPRGLVDKTPDLSEEEERLLERRKSEGKPQFNRQDYHMKKRTPESWRRPRGQLSKQRRGVKGKGPTVEAGFRTPEAVRGKHPSGFEEVYVENLDDLEGVDGSREAVRIASSVGARKRERIEEQAEEQGVRVLNPTYEEVEVEVETDD is encoded by the coding sequence ATGGCAGACGAACAATCGGAACCGGACGCTGAAGCCGAAGACGAACCGCAGGAACTCGAGGACATCAGCGGCGTCGGCGAGAGCAAGGCCGAGGCCCTGCGCGAGGCCGGCTACGAGTCCATCGAGGACGTCAAGGAGGCCGACCAGGACGACCTGGCCGAGGCCGACGGGATCGGCAACGCGCTGGCGGCCCGTATCAAGGCCGACGTCGGCGACCTCGAGGTCTCCGAAGAGACCGAAGCCGAGATCGAAGACGAGGCTCCCGAGGAAGAGGAAGCGGAGGCCGCCGAAGACGTCGAGACCGAACTGCAGCCCCGCGGGCTCGTCGACAAGACGCCCGACCTCTCCGAAGAGGAGGAACGGCTCCTCGAGCGGCGCAAAAGCGAGGGCAAGCCGCAGTTCAACCGTCAGGACTACCACATGAAAAAGCGGACGCCCGAATCCTGGCGTCGACCCCGCGGTCAGCTCTCGAAGCAGCGCCGCGGCGTCAAGGGCAAGGGCCCGACGGTCGAAGCCGGCTTCCGTACGCCCGAAGCCGTTCGTGGCAAACACCCAAGCGGCTTCGAAGAAGTGTACGTCGAAAACCTCGACGACCTCGAGGGAGTCGACGGCTCCCGCGAGGCAGTCCGGATCGCCTCCTCGGTCGGTGCTCGCAAACGCGAGCGCATCGAAGAACAGGCCGAGGAACAGGGCGTCCGCGTTCTGAACCCGACCTACGAAGAAGTGGAAGTGGAGGTGGAAACGGATGACTGA
- a CDS encoding 50S ribosomal protein L6, producing the protein MRVELEIPDNVTVEKDHLDVTVDGPEGSVTRRLWYPDVSVDVEDDSVVIESDAEDAKTNATVGTFESHIENAFHGVTEGWEYEMEVFYSHFPMQVRVEGDDVVIENFLGEKAPRRTTIHGDTEVTVDDEQLVLSGPDKEDVGQTAADIEQLTRVSGKDTRVFQDGVYITQKPAKGGV; encoded by the coding sequence ATGCGAGTCGAACTGGAAATCCCCGACAACGTAACCGTCGAGAAAGACCACCTCGACGTGACCGTCGACGGACCGGAGGGCAGCGTTACGCGACGCCTCTGGTACCCCGACGTGAGCGTCGACGTGGAAGACGACAGCGTGGTAATCGAAAGCGACGCCGAGGACGCGAAGACGAACGCGACCGTCGGCACCTTCGAGAGCCACATCGAGAACGCGTTCCACGGCGTGACCGAGGGCTGGGAGTACGAGATGGAAGTCTTCTACTCCCACTTCCCGATGCAGGTCCGCGTGGAGGGCGACGACGTCGTCATCGAGAACTTCCTCGGCGAAAAGGCACCGCGACGCACGACTATTCACGGTGACACCGAGGTCACCGTCGACGACGAGCAGCTCGTCCTCTCGGGCCCCGACAAGGAAGACGTCGGCCAGACCGCGGCCGACATCGAGCAGCTGACGCGTGTCAGCGGCAAGGACACGCGTGTCTTCCAGGATGGGGTCTACATCACCCAGAAACCCGCGAAGGGGGGTGTCTAA
- a CDS encoding 30S ribosomal protein S8: MTGNDPLSNALSGLDNAESVGHLTHEVTPASNEIGSVLEVFYDRGYIDGFEYVDDGKAGQFEVELKGAINECGPVKPRYSVGADEFEKWEKRYLPARDFGALVVTTSNGIMSHYEARQQGIGGQVIAYVY; the protein is encoded by the coding sequence ATGACAGGCAACGACCCACTCAGCAACGCGCTCTCGGGGCTCGACAACGCCGAGAGCGTGGGGCATCTCACGCACGAGGTAACGCCCGCCTCGAACGAGATCGGCAGCGTGCTCGAGGTCTTCTACGACCGCGGGTACATCGACGGCTTCGAGTACGTCGACGACGGCAAAGCCGGTCAGTTCGAGGTCGAACTGAAAGGAGCGATCAACGAGTGTGGCCCCGTCAAGCCCCGCTATAGTGTCGGCGCCGACGAGTTCGAGAAGTGGGAGAAGCGATACCTCCCCGCTCGGGACTTCGGCGCGCTCGTCGTTACGACGAGCAACGGCATCATGAGCCACTACGAGGCTCGCCAGCAGGGCATTGGGGGCCAGGTGATCGCATACGTCTACTAA
- a CDS encoding 30S ribosomal protein S14 produces the protein MSESESEPETESEPEADAADRTGEHAAKRTGQIEECQRCGRKQGLVGKYDINLCRQCFREIARDMGFRKYR, from the coding sequence ATGAGTGAAAGCGAATCAGAACCAGAGACGGAATCCGAACCGGAAGCCGACGCGGCCGACCGGACCGGCGAGCACGCCGCAAAGCGTACCGGCCAGATCGAGGAGTGCCAGCGCTGTGGCCGCAAGCAGGGTCTGGTCGGCAAGTACGACATCAACCTGTGCCGCCAGTGCTTCCGAGAAATCGCCCGCGACATGGGATTCAGGAAGTACCGATAA